GGAACGCTGACGACCCCGAgcagtctctgctgctggacGAAGGGGACGGCAATGACAACGAGCTCCTGCTCAGCTGTCCCCACTTCCGCAACGAGACGGGGGGAGAAGAGCAGGTGGGCCTGGGTCGATCCCAAGGCCGGCGGGGGCTCTGGTCGAGCCTGCGAACCCCCAATGATGCAGTGTCGGTCCTGGAGGAGCCCAGAGAGAGTCACGTCCAACAGCAGGGCAAGAGCAACTACTTTATAGAGCATGCAGATCTGGGAGCTCATTACTATCGCAAATATTTCTACATGAAAGGTACGTGTAGTACATGTCaactttcatttttactgtttctgtttttaccaGTTAATGTAGAGAATAATATCACAGTGATAAAAATCAATCACAATCTAACCAAACAAAAAGTGGAAGTACGCTGTTCTGCTGTTCATTCACATTCAATCACATTTCTTTATCAAGGCAAAAAATTTCTCTGATTTCTCCTCTAATTATTTAGAGACTGTGCAAGAATTATGAGGGAGGGGGGAGCACTTCCATCCTCCCTCACAGTTGTATTTATGTGACTGTTTCATTACAGAACATCAGAATTTCTTCGGCATGGACGACCGCCTCGGTCCAGTGGCCATCAGTTTCCGTcgagaggagaaagaagggaCCAGCGGAGCTCAGTACAATTACAGAATCATCTTTCGCACCACAGAGGTAAAGCGGcgcttttttcctctcctctgagctCTATTCAGGggttcagtgtgtgtaaaattGATCTGATCGGATGTGCTGAATGTGAACCCTCTCCTCAGATGAAGACGCTGCGAGGCTCCATCTTGGAGGAGTCGGTACCCTCTGCTGCTCGTCACACGACCCCCAGGGGCTTGTCTCCCAAGAGACTGCTGGAGTTCATCATGCCTGAGCTGAACCTGCACTGCCTCCGCTTGGCCTCAAACTCCCCCAAGGTCCGGGACACTCTGCTGAAGCTGGACGAACAGGGGGTGAGTAAGGATACGTCTGCTGACGCTAAAGACTGCTGCCTGTGCCAGACAGAGAGCTTTTCAGGACATTGGATAGTGTCAAATAGCATCAGAAagccttttttttaaccagagtATCCAGAGTCTTGACACGTTCTAAGTAGTCTATTAAAAAGTCTACATCTATTATCTGCTGTCCTCAGTGATCAATCAGGTGTGTTTAGGTGACAAAGTGCAGTTACTCTTCTGCCTGTTCACTCACCATGTAGGACTGCAGCTAATGATCCTGTCTGATGTTACCTTTTGATGCCTGTAGCTGTAGCTTCACCTACAGCTACACCTCTTGGTCTTTGTTATCTACTGTGCCTTTTAGTGGGAActaattgacattttttttaatgttatttacacaccaaaaataaatttaattgCAATTCAAATTACTTTGATATGATAATGTCCATCACAttttcaatatatatttttaaatgttcagcATTATGGCAGTTGTTTGTCACATATTCTCCCATagtcaacacaaactgctgtcCTCAagttgcttattttgtctgacaaacaaaAATTAACCGAGATTAAACTTATAAAATGAGATGAGCCCTATTACATGAAtagaaacattattttcatgattgCATTGCAAATGCTGCTGAACATTTAAAGTCACCCACGACAGACAGGCTCTGGCGCCAGCCCTGAGGTTTGACTAgttcagaaatgaaaaataaactgtctctctgtgtgtgaaacatTGAGCAGCCTGAGCTTTGAAGGCTGAAAGGGATTCACAGGGtcaataatgtaatataaactGCGTAGGTGTGTAGCATTTTTCTACATAAATGTGCTTTTTGAGCTGTAAAGTAAGATGTCAAATGATGAGGACACTCCATTATGTGAAAAGTCTTGGTAGTTTGAATGAAGAGATGGTTAAGTGTGGTGAGGATAATTCTAAACTCTTTGCTTCTCCGTCTTCTGATATAGCTGAATTTCCAGCGAAAGGTCGGGGTGATGTACTGCCGGGCAGGGCAGAGCTCAGAGGAAGACATGTACAACAACGAGAGCTCCGGGCCAGCGTTTGAGGAGTTCCTGGATCTGCTCGGGGAGCGGGTGCGGCTCAAGGGCTGGGAGAAATACAGAGCCCAGCTGGACAACAAGAGTGAGCTGAAAAACATGCACCACACCCCAATCTATTGGCTGCATCTCACCTTGTCGCAGGGCCATTATCCGAAGGGCATCAGTGCGCCACTGAGAGCCTAAGATAACTCCTATCTAGCCACATGTAATCTGAGTAATGCCTGCAAATAAGCATAGTCACTGCTGATTATCTCCCAGCTGTTTTCCCTTCAGTGAGCAGCGGAGAATAGCGCAGATTTCACCCTGACTGTGACAGTTTGAGTTTTCATTCAGAGACATTGACTGATTCTGCTCAatctctacctgtctgtctctttgtgtggtgtgtgtctgtctgtgtgtgtgtgtgtttctgtgtcttgtaCTTGTGCAGCGGACTCAACTGGGACACATTCCCTCTACACGCGCTACCAGGACTATGAGATTATGTTTCATGTGTCCACCATGCTGCCCTACACAgccaacaacacacaacaggtAAAATAAACCCAAATATAACAAAGGCCATGACAAATGACTTCCTTTTCCTTGCCTTGTGTGTTTCTCCATGACCAGGTTCATCTCTTGGCGGTCAATTTTCTCAGATGTTTCACCTCTATTCTTTAAAATTACATCAGTGTCGGTACATCCCGTCATTACCCATCTCTGTTCAGACTGTCATGCTTTGGTAAACGCTTTAGAAAAAGTCTCTGTGCTCTGCAACAAGCATGACATAAAAATCCTGCCCCCCAGTGTTCACTCCCACCATGGACGTATTCACTGTTGCCTCTCAGGCAGCCTTCCCGTTCGGCTGTCTGTCACTTCTTTATGTGCAGTCTATGCTTTAAGCCTGTTTCCTGTCATTTACAAAGAAACTGGACGCAATGTACTGATGTAGATTAAaggtttaaataaaacaaaagtagtGACAAAGCCCTGAGGTTCCACTTTAATCTTTAGTTTTTCATTAATTGGCATAATAATTGAACTCGAATTTACAAGATTGACTTCAATATTTTTGAATACTGAGTCCTGCTGACAGCGATAGCAACAGCATGATCATGGATGTGCAAAGTTATCTTAAagttaatttttattttaattaacagctttaattCTTGCAGTGTTTATTTGGATCTCCACTTCTTGTTACCTTGGCAATAGCTACTTCCCCTGGGGTCTGTATTGAATGAAAGTAAATATAACCAACAAATGATTACACTTAAACTGCATACAGTAGATACTGTAGCCACAACATCACCACTGCACCCAGCAATGAAATTCAAAACCAGATGTATACAAAACATTAGAATGGCACAATTTAAATGGGTTGATTGGTAAAACATTAACATCAACGGTCCATGTGAAGATGCAAGTTATTTCGCAGGAGTAATCTGTCTAGTTGTTTCTTAAAACCTGTTTTTGTAGATTCTTGACATGTAAAGGCAAACTGTTCCAGTGAGATAAGGCTTGTTCCCTTcttagttgtttttttgttttgttttgttttgttttttttaactatgaCTTTGATCTGCTTCTTCAATAaaattctctgtgtgtctttgtttcagCTGCTGAGGAAGCGACACATTGGAAACGACATCGTGACAATCGTTTTCCAGGAGCCGGGCGCGCTGCCCTTCACTCCGAAGTCCATCCGCTCCCATTTCCAACACGTCTTCATCATCGTTCAGGTTCATGAGCCCTGCACCGACAACACCTACTACAGGTGTGATTTGATCCCATCTGTTACACTGTCCCCTTTTTATTGATGTCCCTTCTTTTACAGGCTGAAATCTGTTGAGGTAATGAATtatgaattttaagtttttgtttctttgtaggtagtgaaataaaataagttaTGAAAAGATCTGAGCTGTAAGGAAACACAAATAGTTCACAGAAGATTTTGCTCATCATATCATTCATGATATGTATGTAAATTACTGTAAACACTGTTAGTAGTACTGTGTACACTGTTATCTTACATCATAGTGGTAGTGGTGCAGCTCAGGGGGAAACAGTCATCTGTGCACCACTGCAGCAGAttcagtgtaaatgtttgtaattCTGGAGAGCCCCACAGAATGCTCTCTAGCACCGAAAACAAGACACAGATCGAATGTTTCCGCTGTATGCGCACCCTCTCTCTTACACTGTCAttcctcttttttgtctctccctctcaggGTGGCTGTGACACGCTCTAAAGACATCCCATTGTTTGGCCCGTTGTTCCCCAAGGGCGCCCGATTCCCTCGCTCGCCTGCCTTCAGAGACTTCCTCCTGGCGAAGGCAGTGAACGCTGAAAACGCAGCGGAGAAATCAGAGAAGTTCCGCTCCATGGCCACCCGCACGCGGCAGGAATACCTGAAGGACCTGGCCGAAAACTACGTGACCACGACGCCCATTGACTCCTCCACCAAGTTCCCCTTGCTCTCTCTGGGAGGCAAGCGCAAAGACAAGCTGAAGGGCGCCAAAGGTGCCGAGCTGCACAGTGCTGGGGCGCTGGTGTGGGCCGTGATGGTCTGCAGCGGAGAAGAAGGGGAGGCAGGAGAGCACAGGCTCCCCTGTCTGCTCGGGGTGTCGGCCGAGTCGGTGGTGCTCATTGAGAGGTGCACACGCCGGGTGGTGTTTAACTGCTCCTGCCGAGATGTCATTGGCTGGAAAGCAGTGATTGAGACTAAGGAGGGGGGACCTTGCTTGGATATCTTCTATGAGCGTGGGGAGTCTGTGTCTATCAGCGTGATGGAGAGTCAGGCGGAGGATATACGAGAGGTTGTGCAGAGGCTAGAGGTGCGTGATTGTGGCCTGATATGAAATTTTGCAGTGAGTGGTTTATGTCTCTCTGAATccttcatcattcatcattctcTGCACATCTGCAGCTGGTTACACGGGGCTGCGAGGCGCTGGAGGTCACCCCCCTGCGTGACGGAGTCGGCCAGCCCGGTTTCCTGATGAACGAGGAAGGCTTTGTGACGGAGCTGCAGAGGTTCTGCTACGCTGAGAGCGGAGGCCTGCAGCTCTGGGCCCGCGTGGTGCGGCTGTGCGGACACTCACTGGTTCACCTGAGCCCTGAGGAGAGGACCAGACTGCTACGCACTGCGCACAAGATCCACATCACTGTCATCCCGCCGGATGAGAATGGCAAGCCTCGCAGGTGGGTGAGACTGCAGAtagaagggggagggagggagagaacacTAACGAGGCCACGTTTGGGTCAACGGACACAGGGTGAGACTAGACAAGTGGCTCATGGGTATAAAGCAAGCTGCAGAGAGTGAAGAGTAGTCCCAGTgagggggtgagagagaggttgACAACATATAAGGAGGAGGGGGTTAGTAGGAcaagtcagaaaaacaaagagaggtgCCACTCTGGGGTCACAGCTCATTCTGCTGCTGATGGCGGCCTGCGGTCAGTGTCACATCAGCTGGCTAACAACCAATCAATCCCTCTAATGGGCTTTAATCACGCTGGCACAGGCTGTCCCGCTGTCACCAGTACGCCTTCCTTTcggctgacagacagacagaattgttcaaataaatgaaaccaATATTAAACTGGGCACCTCTGCAGCTCTCAGTAAAAGGAAGCAACATTTCCAAAGCTGGCAGCAAAAGCATCCTCAGAGAACCCCCctggtttatttatatttcagtcCTGAAATGCTTGTTCTGTGACAACAAAGCACAAATTGTCACAAAGATGTCATAATTTGTGATAAGAAGCAGACGCTCTGTGATTTCAAAGGAATGTAATAGAAGCTTAGACAAATATAGCGCTTTTTTcccattttatctttgtttttgtcctctaGATTAATTTATGACTCAATGGTGAAATAAGAGGCTGGATGGAAAAGAGAGGCGCAATGGTTTTCTTCTTACCaagtgtgttgttttatgttctGCAGAAGTTTCTCTGAGCTGTACCAGAAAGCCATCAAAGACG
The DNA window shown above is from Lates calcarifer isolate ASB-BC8 linkage group LG20, TLL_Latcal_v3, whole genome shotgun sequence and carries:
- the zmp:0000001168 gene encoding signal-induced proliferation-associated protein 1 isoform X4, whose translation is MQSDDLFIRKFRRQNVRPPIATVSFDPKREAGVVEWPPRRDGDGTDGDSLTPSRVGLNLRSVGRGHIMQRSNSDVTLGDLDSSGKAGGKAVRAGGEKAGVGAQGDSGVLLHREYGSLSSLERQTQAQEPSTDDQGPLSPNALRFKDPFLLLGLQGNPPEPDGFFRGLSASTGDSPKPAKPPKPEGLSKKSKPGPPQIPQPGPYDNIGGGAWVRSFAHYDVQSILFDLTEAATNRDSIGRKKNITSGASAASQLRPLSQATPSSPAQGGAGNGGNADDPEQSLLLDEGDGNDNELLLSCPHFRNETGGEEQVGLGRSQGRRGLWSSLRTPNDAVSVLEEPRESHVQQQGKSNYFIEHADLGAHYYRKYFYMKEHQNFFGMDDRLGPVAISFRREEKEGTSGAQYNYRIIFRTTEMKTLRGSILEESVPSAARHTTPRGLSPKRLLEFIMPELNLHCLRLASNSPKVRDTLLKLDEQGLNFQRKVGVMYCRAGQSSEEDMYNNESSGPAFEEFLDLLGERVRLKGWEKYRAQLDNKTDSTGTHSLYTRYQDYEIMFHVSTMLPYTANNTQQLLRKRHIGNDIVTIVFQEPGALPFTPKSIRSHFQHVFIIVQVHEPCTDNTYYRVAVTRSKDIPLFGPLFPKGARFPRSPAFRDFLLAKAVNAENAAEKSEKFRSMATRTRQEYLKDLAENYVTTTPIDSSTKFPLLSLGGKRKDKLKGAKGAELHSAGALVWAVMVCSGEEGEAGEHRLPCLLGVSAESVVLIERCTRRVVFNCSCRDVIGWKAVIETKEGGPCLDIFYERGESVSISVMESQAEDIREVVQRLELVTRGCEALEVTPLRDGVGQPGFLMNEEGFVTELQRFCYAESGGLQLWARVVRLCGHSLVHLSPEERTRLLRTAHKIHITVIPPDENGKPRRSFSELYQKAIKDAECKPGEDQSGEAWVLDEREEEEEEEDEEKEEAKEDELRAGGVGEADATEVQAEAEEGEEWSRGKGQSERSHDSLLTPPSLPLLRATSLQDQPANQSQEGSASQLTRSFSLERQPSYKDTCDGHVYDNVGQKVEHHIYENIGELRDATPDLILAVKPKVPLEDEQFMGAEFGDDKASASDSSLSSSRLSCVDRAERNSRALSLHNSITKILSETTDSTEEEWQSIADLATACRSILEALSREDRKAGDPSQAAADQTDGKLKDSKERPPRGEGIAAGGHAEEAAG
- the zmp:0000001168 gene encoding signal-induced proliferation-associated protein 1 isoform X1 — protein: MQSDDLFIRKFRRQNVRPPIATVSFDPKREAGVVEWPPRRDGDGTDGDSLTPSRVGLNLRSVGRGHIMQRSNSDVTLGDLDSSGKAGGKAVRAGGEKAGVGAQGDSGVLLHREYGSLSSLERQTQAQEPSTDDQGPLSPNALRFKDPFLLLGLQGNPPEPDGFFRGLSASTGDSPKPAKPPKPEGLSKKSKPGPPQIPQPGPYDNIGGGAWVRSFAHYDVQSILFDLTEAATNRDSIGRKKNITSGASAASQLRPLSQATPSSPAQGGAGNGGNADDPEQSLLLDEGDGNDNELLLSCPHFRNETGGEEQVGLGRSQGRRGLWSSLRTPNDAVSVLEEPRESHVQQQGKSNYFIEHADLGAHYYRKYFYMKEHQNFFGMDDRLGPVAISFRREEKEGTSGAQYNYRIIFRTTEMKTLRGSILEESVPSAARHTTPRGLSPKRLLEFIMPELNLHCLRLASNSPKVRDTLLKLDEQGLNFQRKVGVMYCRAGQSSEEDMYNNESSGPAFEEFLDLLGERVRLKGWEKYRAQLDNKTDSTGTHSLYTRYQDYEIMFHVSTMLPYTANNTQQLLRKRHIGNDIVTIVFQEPGALPFTPKSIRSHFQHVFIIVQVHEPCTDNTYYRVAVTRSKDIPLFGPLFPKGARFPRSPAFRDFLLAKAVNAENAAEKSEKFRSMATRTRQEYLKDLAENYVTTTPIDSSTKFPLLSLGGKRKDKLKGAKGAELHSAGALVWAVMVCSGEEGEAGEHRLPCLLGVSAESVVLIERCTRRVVFNCSCRDVIGWKAVIETKEGGPCLDIFYERGESVSISVMESQAEDIREVVQRLELVTRGCEALEVTPLRDGVGQPGFLMNEEGFVTELQRFCYAESGGLQLWARVVRLCGHSLVHLSPEERTRLLRTAHKIHITVIPPDENGKPRRSFSELYQKAIKDAECKPGEDQSGEAWVLDEREEEEEEEDEEKEEAKEDELRAGGVGEADATEVQAEAEEGEEWSRGKGQSERSHDSLLTPPSLPLLRATSLQDQPANQSQEGSASQLTRSFSLERQPSYKDTCDGHVYDNVGQKVEHHIYENIGELRDATPDLILAVKPKVPLEDEQFMGAEFGDDKASASDSSLSSSRLSCVDRAERNSRALSLHNSITKILSETTDSTEEEWQSIADLATACRSILEALSREDRKAGDPSQAAADQTDGKLKDSKESDSPGHLEEKVSQLEAMLKKLQDDLQKILKENCTEKEDKAVLQAEVQSLRQNNQRLQEESQSTVARLIKVTELLCNVNKPC
- the zmp:0000001168 gene encoding signal-induced proliferation-associated protein 1 isoform X3 produces the protein MQSDDLFIRKFRRQNVRPPIATVSFDPKREAGVVEWPPRRDGDGTDGDSLTPSRVGLNLRSVGRGHIMQRSNSDVTLGDLDSSGKAGGKAVRAGGEKAGVGAQGDSGVLLHREYGSLSSLERQTQAQEPSTDDQGPLSPNALRFKDPFLLLGLQGNPPEPDGFFRGLSASTGDSPKPAKPPKPEGLSKKSKPGPPQIPQPGPYDNIGGGAWVRSFAHYDVQSILFDLTEAATNRDSIGRKKNITSGASAASQLRPLSQATPSSPAQGGAGNGGNADDPEQSLLLDEGDGNDNELLLSCPHFRNETGGEEQVGLGRSQGRRGLWSSLRTPNDAVSVLEEPRESHVQQQGKSNYFIEHADLGAHYYRKYFYMKEHQNFFGMDDRLGPVAISFRREEKEGTSGAQYNYRIIFRTTEMKTLRGSILEESVPSAARHTTPRGLSPKRLLEFIMPELNLHCLRLASNSPKVRDTLLKLDEQGLNFQRKVGVMYCRAGQSSEEDMYNNESSGPAFEEFLDLLGERVRLKGWEKYRAQLDNKTDSTGTHSLYTRYQDYEIMFHVSTMLPYTANNTQQLLRKRHIGNDIVTIVFQEPGALPFTPKSIRSHFQHVFIIVQVHEPCTDNTYYRVAVTRSKDIPLFGPLFPKGARFPRSPAFRDFLLAKAVNAENAAEKSEKFRSMATRTRQEYLKDLAENYVTTTPIDSSTKFPLLSLGGKRKDKLKGAKGAELHSAGALVWAVMVCSGEEGEAGEHRLPCLLGVSAESVVLIERCTRRVVFNCSCRDVIGWKAVIETKEGGPCLDIFYERGESVSISVMESQAEDIREVVQRLELVTRGCEALEVTPLRDGVGQPGFLMNEEGFVTELQRFCYAESGGLQLWARVVRLCGHSLVHLSPEERTRLLRTAHKIHITVIPPDENGKPRRSFSELYQKAIKDAECKPGEDQSGEAWVLDEREEEEEEEDEEKEEAKEDELRAGGVGEADATEVQAEAEEGEEWSRGKGQSERSHDSLLTPPSLPLLRATSLQDQPANQSQEGSASQLTRSFSLERQPSYKDTCDGHVYDNVGQKVEHHIYENIGELRDATPDLILAVKPKVPLEDEQFMGAEFGDDKASASDSSLSSSRLSCVDRAERNSRALSLHNSITKILSETTDSTEEEWQSIADLATACRSILEALSREDRKAGDPSQAAADQTDGKLKDSKESDSPGHLEEKVSQLEAMLKKLQDDLQKLP
- the zmp:0000001168 gene encoding signal-induced proliferation-associated protein 1 isoform X2, producing the protein MQSDDLFIRKFRRQNVRPPIATVSFDPKREAGVVEWPPRRDGDGTDGDSLTPSRVGLNLRSVGRGHIMQRSNSDVTLGDLDSSGKAGGKAVRAGGEKAGVGAQGDSGVLLHREYGSLSSLERQTQAQEPSTDDQGPLSPNALRFKDPFLLLGLQGNPPEPDGFFRGLSASTGDSPKPAKPPKPEGLSKKSKPGPPQIPQPGPYDNIGGGAWVRSFAHYDVQSILFDLTEAATNRDSIGRKKNITSGASAASQLRPLSQATPSSPAQGGAGNGGNADDPEQSLLLDEGDGNDNELLLSCPHFRNETGGEEQVGLGRSQGRRGLWSSLRTPNDAVSVLEEPRESHVQQQGKSNYFIEHADLGAHYYRKYFYMKEHQNFFGMDDRLGPVAISFRREEKEGTSGAQYNYRIIFRTTEMKTLRGSILEESVPSAARHTTPRGLSPKRLLEFIMPELNLHCLRLASNSPKVRDTLLKLDEQGLNFQRKVGVMYCRAGQSSEEDMYNNESSGPAFEEFLDLLGERVRLKGWEKYRAQLDNKTDSTGTHSLYTRYQDYEIMFHVSTMLPYTANNTQQLLRKRHIGNDIVTIVFQEPGALPFTPKSIRSHFQHVFIIVQVHEPCTDNTYYRVAVTRSKDIPLFGPLFPKGARFPRSPAFRDFLLAKAVNAENAAEKSEKFRSMATRTRQEYLKDLAENYVTTTPIDSSTKFPLLSLGGKRKDKLKGAKGAELHSAGALVWAVMVCSGEEGEAGEHRLPCLLGVSAESVVLIERCTRRVVFNCSCRDVIGWKAVIETKEGGPCLDIFYERGESVSISVMESQAEDIREVVQRLELVTRGCEALEVTPLRDGVGQPGFLMNEEGFVTELQRFCYAESGGLQLWARVVRLCGHSLVHLSPEERTRLLRTAHKIHITVIPPDENGKPRRSFSELYQKAIKDAECKPGEDQSGEAWVLDEREEEEEEEDEEKEEAKEDELRAGGVGEADATEVQAEAEEGEEWSRGKGQSERSHDSLLTPPSLPLLRATSLQDQPANQSQEGSASQLTRSFSLERQPSYKDTCDGHVYDNVGQKVEHHIYENIGELRDATPDLILAVKPKVPLEDEQFMGAEFGDDKASASDSSLSSSRLSCVDRAERNSRALSLHNSITKILSETTDSTEEEWQSIADLATACRSILEALSREDRKAGDPSQAAADQTDGKLKDSKESDSPGHLEEKVSQLEAMLKKLQDDLQKEKEDKAVLQAEVQSLRQNNQRLQEESQSTVARLIKVTELLCNVNKPC